One Fibrobacter sp. UBA4297 genomic region harbors:
- a CDS encoding MlaD family protein: MAFQKIKQINWMEMSGLLVGVISTVAVMIFSLVLYHYLYDKTYGITKEKYKLYSTFEKALGLKKGTSVQINGVDVGQVTNVSIEQDNTGAMSDSVLMEFTIEKKYQNLITDSAKAFAIRDQNLISSRVINIDIKKKKGRVLEDNDTLAAGKAQDIETVIETANQLLGRVNRLVDAADELVTMALDTGTTMGALFGSRALYDNLNRQLYRLDEITFLGKNVLKKTSFLLDTMKTDVPTLISRANEVTNNVGNLLDDFKPLPGQVTSLLNSMDSTVGRVDNLVTNFGTVTTGLQDFMNTTENTLQSADDLINGMSKMWLFRSNIPKHDSVPFVVETLW; encoded by the coding sequence ATGGCATTTCAAAAGATAAAACAGATTAACTGGATGGAAATGTCCGGCCTTTTGGTCGGCGTCATTAGCACTGTTGCCGTCATGATTTTTTCGTTGGTGCTTTACCATTACCTTTACGACAAAACCTACGGTATCACCAAGGAAAAATACAAGCTTTACAGTACATTCGAAAAGGCGCTAGGCCTTAAAAAGGGAACGAGCGTACAAATCAACGGTGTCGATGTCGGACAAGTAACCAACGTATCGATTGAACAAGATAATACAGGAGCCATGTCCGATAGCGTGCTCATGGAATTCACCATCGAAAAGAAATACCAGAATCTCATCACAGACAGCGCTAAAGCTTTTGCCATCCGCGACCAGAACCTGATTTCGTCCCGAGTCATCAATATCGATATTAAAAAGAAAAAGGGCCGCGTTCTCGAAGACAACGACACCTTAGCGGCAGGCAAGGCTCAAGATATCGAAACCGTCATTGAAACAGCAAACCAACTTTTGGGCCGTGTGAACCGCCTTGTGGACGCCGCCGACGAACTCGTGACAATGGCTCTCGATACAGGAACGACCATGGGTGCATTGTTCGGTTCCCGTGCCCTTTACGACAACTTAAACCGCCAGCTTTACCGACTTGACGAAATCACATTCCTTGGCAAGAACGTGCTGAAGAAGACATCCTTCTTGCTTGATACGATGAAGACGGACGTTCCGACACTTATTAGTCGCGCGAACGAAGTCACAAACAACGTAGGAAACTTGCTTGATGACTTCAAGCCGCTGCCGGGCCAAGTCACCTCGCTTTTGAACTCCATGGATTCCACCGTCGGACGCGTAGACAATCTTGTCACCAATTTCGGTACAGTCACGACCGGCCTGCAAGACTTCATGAACACGACAGAAAACACATTGCAGAGTGCTGACGACTTGATTAACGGCATGTCCAAGATGTGGCTTTTCAGAAGCAATATTCCAAAGCATGATTCCGTTCCCTTTGTCGTGGAGACTCTATGGTAA
- the pyrF gene encoding orotidine-5'-phosphate decarboxylase: protein MTCFYDRLEQRIAKCGNPVCMGMDPVLKLIPLEGTPEDRIKRFYSDILECCLKRNVQPAVVKPNSAYYECVSVQSMLVLQQLIADYRSAGIPVILDAKRGDIGKSSAAYANAAYDVYRADAVTVSPWMGADSVGPFIREDSENGAYVLLRTSNKGAHDFQDLPVTRSDDPRDVAEAFYSVADKIMEWDADKGYLGAVVGATHPEELEKITAYTVAHKHEIPFLIPGVSIPGVPGGQGGDAKTVLNAIANGGGKRKFHVLNSSSGLNFAWQRNDTPANYANDCVDALERLAEACLI from the coding sequence ATGACGTGCTTTTACGATCGCCTTGAACAGCGTATTGCAAAGTGCGGTAACCCGGTGTGCATGGGCATGGACCCTGTGCTCAAGCTCATTCCGCTCGAAGGCACTCCCGAAGACCGCATCAAGCGCTTCTATTCCGACATTTTGGAATGCTGCCTCAAGCGTAACGTGCAACCGGCTGTCGTAAAGCCGAACAGCGCTTATTACGAATGCGTGAGCGTGCAGTCGATGCTCGTTTTGCAGCAGCTCATTGCCGATTACAGAAGTGCTGGCATCCCGGTTATCTTGGATGCAAAGCGCGGTGACATTGGCAAGTCCAGTGCCGCCTACGCCAATGCTGCTTACGATGTTTACCGTGCAGACGCCGTGACCGTCTCTCCGTGGATGGGTGCCGATTCCGTCGGTCCGTTCATTCGCGAAGATAGCGAAAACGGTGCCTATGTGCTCCTCCGCACAAGCAACAAGGGCGCTCACGACTTCCAGGATTTGCCTGTTACTCGCAGTGACGATCCGCGCGACGTTGCCGAAGCGTTCTATTCCGTAGCAGACAAGATTATGGAATGGGATGCTGACAAGGGCTACCTTGGTGCCGTTGTTGGTGCAACCCATCCGGAAGAACTTGAGAAGATTACGGCCTATACTGTTGCTCACAAGCACGAAATTCCGTTCCTCATTCCGGGCGTGTCCATTCCGGGCGTGCCGGGCGGTCAGGGCGGCGATGCAAAGACCGTGCTCAACGCTATTGCAAACGGTGGCGGCAAGCGCAAGTTCCACGTGCTCAACTCGAGCAGTGGCCTGAACTTCGCCTGGCAGCGTAACGATACGCCGGCAAACTACGCGAACGATTGCGTCGATGCACTCGAACGCTTAGCGGAGGCTTGTTTAATTTAG
- a CDS encoding TrmH family RNA methyltransferase: MSEEENKPKRTVRITLDRKFGVSEAPERRPRRDDDRGSFGDKPSFRGDRGDRRFDRDRGDRRFDRGERRFDRDNRDENREGRPFNREERRGGGRFDRDRRPRRFGDKPFNRGPRGAMNAPVYRQRPEQKEAVDENLDEAALEARAAQIEAVEDAGSTPPWFKRLIACTTEKGREREGKFLGEGVHVVEELVKHHRELVISVYVVEGFENEELIEAINEAEITLHTLTEDQMKRLSSTMTTQGIIAYCNIASKKPVYETSRSVLTLVDAVQDPGNLGTLFRTSLGFNSSGMILGRGTVSPFNPKVVRGSSGTFLRVPFEFDVDLVDQINFLRSKGYTIIATDLHAKQSLREIPAHKLRKMAFLVGNEGAGTNPYFIELADETVKIPMSSELESLNVAVAHGILSYEAAQIQEELK; encoded by the coding sequence ATGAGTGAAGAAGAAAACAAACCGAAGCGTACCGTAAGAATCACGCTTGACCGTAAATTTGGAGTCAGCGAAGCTCCTGAACGCCGCCCTCGTCGTGATGATGACCGCGGTTCCTTTGGCGACAAGCCCTCGTTCCGTGGGGATCGTGGCGACCGTCGTTTTGACCGCGACCGCGGTGACCGCCGCTTTGATCGTGGTGAACGCCGTTTTGATCGCGACAACCGCGATGAAAACCGCGAAGGCCGTCCGTTCAACCGTGAAGAACGCCGTGGTGGTGGCCGCTTTGACCGTGACCGTCGTCCGCGCCGCTTTGGCGACAAGCCGTTTAACCGCGGACCGCGCGGCGCTATGAACGCCCCGGTTTACCGCCAGCGCCCCGAACAGAAGGAAGCCGTTGACGAGAACTTGGACGAAGCCGCACTCGAAGCACGCGCCGCCCAGATTGAAGCCGTTGAAGATGCAGGCTCTACACCGCCGTGGTTCAAGCGCCTCATCGCTTGCACGACCGAAAAGGGTCGCGAACGCGAAGGCAAGTTCCTTGGCGAAGGCGTTCACGTTGTCGAAGAACTCGTGAAGCACCACCGCGAACTCGTGATTTCTGTTTACGTTGTTGAAGGTTTTGAAAACGAAGAACTCATCGAAGCTATTAACGAAGCCGAAATTACGCTCCACACTCTTACCGAAGACCAGATGAAGCGCCTCTCTTCGACGATGACGACGCAGGGCATCATCGCTTACTGCAACATCGCAAGCAAGAAGCCGGTCTACGAAACAAGCCGCAGCGTGCTTACACTTGTGGATGCCGTGCAGGATCCGGGTAACCTCGGCACGCTCTTCCGCACGAGCCTCGGTTTCAATTCTTCGGGCATGATTCTCGGTCGTGGTACCGTGAGCCCGTTCAACCCGAAGGTCGTTCGTGGTTCCTCGGGTACGTTCCTCCGCGTTCCGTTTGAATTCGATGTGGATCTCGTGGACCAGATCAACTTCCTTCGCAGCAAGGGCTATACCATCATCGCTACGGATTTGCATGCTAAGCAGTCCCTCCGCGAAATCCCGGCTCACAAGCTCCGCAAGATGGCATTCCTCGTGGGTAACGAAGGTGCCGGCACGAACCCGTATTTCATCGAACTTGCCGACGAAACGGTGAAGATCCCGATGAGCAGTGAACTTGAATCTCTGAATGTGGCTGTCGCACACGGCATTCTCTCTTACGAAGCCGCCCAGATTCAGGAGGAATTGAAGTAA